A part of Candidatus Saccharibacteria bacterium genomic DNA contains:
- the atpC gene encoding ATP synthase F1 subunit epsilon, whose protein sequence is MDFELITLSGSKINEKVYEVILPTVDGEIAVFPDHEPLVSVAKTGVICVRRDKHHSNEQLEYFAISGGVIEVGNNHVRVLVDEAEHGDDIVEAESKAALDRALKLRDEATDQVELEKAHQLVDRHAVRLKVADLHRRKRRM, encoded by the coding sequence ATGGATTTCGAACTCATTACTCTTTCAGGAAGCAAGATCAACGAAAAGGTATACGAAGTTATCTTGCCAACTGTTGATGGTGAGATTGCTGTTTTTCCCGACCACGAGCCGCTCGTAAGTGTGGCCAAGACCGGTGTCATATGTGTCCGTCGCGACAAACACCACAGCAATGAGCAACTTGAGTACTTTGCGATTAGTGGCGGTGTGATTGAAGTTGGCAACAACCATGTACGGGTACTAGTTGATGAGGCTGAGCATGGTGATGACATTGTTGAGGCTGAGAGCAAAGCTGCACTTGACCGCGCCTTAAAGCTTCGCGATGAAGCCACAGACCAAGTTGAACTCGAGAAGGCCCACCAGTTAGTCGATCGTCATGCTGTCCGGCTCAAGGTTGCCGACCTACATCGACGTAAACGCCGAATGTAG